One Triticum dicoccoides isolate Atlit2015 ecotype Zavitan chromosome 5B, WEW_v2.0, whole genome shotgun sequence genomic window carries:
- the LOC119305862 gene encoding uncharacterized protein LOC119305862, translating into MQVINTRMALAPSKFLHLKYLSISIHVHGDYDYFSLVSFLGAAPSLETFILNVRTQLEHTDELLSEDPSHLRKMLGYHHDKLKKVEISRFYSSKSLVELTCHILENSASLECLTLDTTGGGLRCSDREFCKCSFLERTKEAHTAVLVIGKYIVGKVCSRVKLVVVEPCIRCHTLNP; encoded by the exons ATGCAGGTGATAAATACAAGAATGGCATTGGCGCCTAGCAAGTTCCTGCACCTGAAGTACCTGAGTATTAGTATTCATGTTCATGGTGACTACGATTATTTTTCTCTAGTTTCTTTTCTTGGTGCCGCTCCCTCCTTGGAGACATTCATACTGAAT GTACGGACACAGCTAGAACACACTGATGAATTGCTTTCTGAAGACCCCTCGCATCTAAGGAAGATGCTAGGATACCACCATGACAAGCTCAAGAAAGTGGAGATATCTCGGTTCTACTCTTCAAAGAGCTTGGTTGAGCTGACGTGCCATATTCTCGAAAACTCAGCATCACTGGAGTGCCTTACACTGGACACCACCGGTGGTGGTCTCCGGTGTTCTGACCGCGAGTTCTGTAAGTGCTCCTTCTTGGAGAGAACCAAGGAGGCCCATACAGCAGTCCTGGTAATCGGAAAATACATCGTTGGAAAAGTTTGCTCTAGAGTTAAGCTAGTTGTTGTGGAGCCTTGCATCCGGTGCCATACCCTTAACCCATAG